In a single window of the Nilaparvata lugens isolate BPH chromosome 1, ASM1435652v1, whole genome shotgun sequence genome:
- the LOC120348732 gene encoding uncharacterized protein LOC120348732 isoform X3: MTMLFELLELGTVELTGKLQLHRDDDIHFGTRNYQCHQGRDTNEYQKRKYAQLRDKMAQEDHCFFKRYKQAQTTKMLGCSAKVQVTRIIKMFQYKVSRSQVSYSEVHVIILAVEKGRIKHCRSSVLSMPSTDGS, encoded by the exons TTGAACTAACGGGCAAGTTACAATTGCATCGGGATGATGACATCCATTTTGGAACAAGAAACTATCAATGTCATCAAGGAAGAGATACTAATGAGTATCAGAAAAGAAAATATGCTCAACTTAGAGACAAAATG gcACAAGAGGATCATTGTTTCTTCAAAAGATATAAACAAGCTCAAACCACAAAAATGCTTGGCTGCTCTGCCAAGGTTCAAGTCACAAGAATCATTAAAATGTTCCAGTACAAGGTAAGCAGGAGTCAAgtgagctatagtgaggtccatgttattatattggcagtggagaaaggtaggataaaacattgccgatcctctgtcttgtcaatgccttctacagatggtagctga
- the LOC120348732 gene encoding uncharacterized protein LOC120348732 isoform X1, whose translation MDSAEEDGSSLQECKQSNLLFVYQNKEMAHSYRKYGMNTILLDATYRTCKYALPLYFIVVETNVNYQFVGVIITQFETKESVTEGLEIFKRWNPDIHPKYGMVDYATEEIASLEAVFPSMKVFICTFHREQAWARWLSKGSNSNIPKQEAIKLLRQAANAPTKGDMEAALRILRTWEVYRTTNLKSFFELTWYKEVERWTSSSKPFDMHINTNNRVERLNKEQKYSHLEGFKNCSLSELIDVLIFQFLPERYARYVSENLIMTPQYRKYGDNIPPYLHGRPKWLIDHVVISRLSLVHNTSAEEVIEVDEGVFKVCSMTTTPQVEYNVKFDALEKWCSFTCADYSKERLVCKHVIPVGFKFPNWRLEKIYKWLFSNPVFKYD comes from the coding sequence ATGGACAGTGCTGAGGAAGATGGTAGTAGTTTGCAAGAATGCAAACAGAGCAATCTGCTCTTTGTTTATCAAAACAAAGAAATGGCTCATTCATATAGAAAATATGGCATGAATACAATACTATTAGATGCAACTTACAGGACATGTAAGTATGCCCTACCGTTGTATTTCATAGTAGTTGAAACCAATGTCAACTACCAATTTGTGGGTGTAATAATAACCCAATTCGAGACAAAGGAATCTGTAACAGAAGGGCTGGAAATATTCAAAAGATGGAATCCAGATATTCACCCCAAGTACGGGATGGTGGACTACGCGACAGAGGAAATAGCCAGCCTGGAGGCTGTATTTCCCTCAATGAAAGTATTTATTTGCACATTCCACAGGGAACAGGCGTGGGCTAGATGGCTCTCAAAGGGAAGCAACTCCAATATTCCAAAACAGGAAGCTATCAAATTACTGCGGCAGGCTGCAAACGCACCAACAAAAGGTGATATGGAGGCTGCTCTGCGGATATTGAGAACATGGGAAGTGTATCGGACTACTAATTTAAAGTCCTTTTTTGAATTGACTTGGTACAAAGAGGTTGAAAGGTGGACATCATCAAGCAAACCGTTTGACATGCACATCAACACAAATAATCGAGTTGAGCGTTTAAATAAGGAACAAAAATACAGTCACTTGGAGGGATTCAAAAACTGTTCCCTTTCAGAGTTGATAGACGTTCTAATTTTCCAGTTCCTTCCAGAAAGGTATGCTAGATACGTTTCTGAAAACCTGATAATGACTCCCCAATATAGAAAATATGGTGATAATATCCCCCCATATCTTCATGGAAGGCCGAAGTGGCTGATAGACCATGTCGTCATCTCTAGGCTTTCGTTGGTCCACAATACCTCTGCTGAGGAAGTGATTGAGGTGGATGAAGGTGTATTCAAAGTCTGTTCAATGACAACAACACCACAAGTCGAATATAATGTGAAATTTGATGCTTTGGAAAAATGGTGTAGCTTTACATGCGCAGACTATTCCAAAGAAAGGTTAGTTTGTAAGCATGTCATTCCGGTTGGATTTAAATTCCCGAATTGGAGATTAGAGAAAATTTACAAGTGGCTTTTCAGTAATCCGGTATTCAAGTATGATTAA